One window from the genome of Amycolatopsis sp. NBC_01480 encodes:
- a CDS encoding serine hydrolase domain-containing protein — protein sequence MPRPFKWSLTAVGAAVVLTTVATPAGADPSPHSATQEAVTQYQITNEAPGAGITVRDNAALWSVTSGSGVIGRAQPIGPDTRAHIGSLTKTYTAAMVLQLVAEGRVALDAPVETYLPGVVDGNGYDGSKITVRQLLNHTSGIADYMTVGGGFNPVNQLHPHTLAEVASWGLAEKPLFAPGTSTQYSDTNAILAGMIIEKVTGHSYAQELATRITTPLGLANTYLPTPGDKTMPAGSERGYLTKKVLGSLFFVDVTEVAEPSVGGSGGGLVSSGADQTRFLQALLAGQVVPPAQLAEMLTVAPIPDKLSGDYFGLGLVRFTLPCGGQAWGHYGEWPGYTSIAAATPAGRAAFATLNVTPTAGSSAGSGSGGPGMGERVPMNTALCDQG from the coding sequence TTGCCCAGACCGTTCAAATGGTCGCTGACCGCGGTGGGAGCCGCGGTCGTGCTGACGACGGTGGCGACCCCGGCGGGTGCGGATCCCTCGCCGCACAGCGCGACGCAGGAGGCGGTGACTCAGTACCAGATCACCAACGAGGCTCCCGGCGCCGGGATCACCGTCCGCGACAACGCCGCGCTGTGGAGCGTGACCAGCGGCAGCGGGGTGATCGGCCGGGCCCAGCCGATCGGGCCGGACACCCGCGCGCACATCGGCAGCCTGACCAAGACGTACACCGCGGCGATGGTGCTGCAGCTGGTGGCCGAGGGCCGGGTCGCGCTGGACGCGCCGGTCGAGACCTACCTGCCGGGCGTGGTGGACGGAAACGGTTACGACGGCAGCAAGATCACCGTCCGCCAGCTGCTGAACCACACCAGCGGGATCGCCGACTACATGACCGTCGGCGGCGGGTTCAACCCGGTCAACCAGCTGCACCCGCACACCCTGGCCGAGGTGGCTTCCTGGGGGCTGGCCGAAAAGCCGCTGTTCGCGCCCGGCACGAGCACGCAGTACTCGGACACCAACGCCATCCTCGCCGGCATGATCATCGAGAAGGTCACCGGCCACTCGTACGCGCAGGAACTCGCCACCCGGATCACCACCCCGCTCGGCCTGGCCAACACCTACCTGCCCACCCCCGGCGACAAGACCATGCCGGCCGGCAGCGAGCGCGGGTACCTGACCAAGAAGGTGCTCGGGTCGCTGTTCTTCGTCGACGTCACCGAGGTCGCCGAGCCGAGCGTCGGCGGGTCCGGCGGCGGCCTGGTCTCCAGCGGGGCCGACCAGACGCGGTTCCTGCAGGCGCTGCTGGCCGGCCAGGTCGTGCCGCCCGCGCAGCTGGCCGAAATGCTCACGGTCGCGCCGATCCCGGACAAGCTTTCCGGCGACTACTTCGGCCTCGGCCTGGTCCGGTTCACCCTGCCCTGCGGCGGACAGGCCTGGGGCCACTACGGCGAATGGCCCGGCTACACCTCGATCGCCGCCGCCACCCCCGCCGGCCGCGCCGCCTTCGCCACCCTCAACGTCACGCCGACCGCCGGCTCGAGCGCGGGCAGCGGCAGCGGCGGACCCGGCATGGGCGAGCGGGTCCCGATGAACACCGCCCTGTGCGACCAGGGCTGA
- a CDS encoding histone-like nucleoid-structuring protein Lsr2, whose product MAQKILVAMVDDLDGGTATQTVPFGLDGVQYEIDLSDENADDLRDALARFISYARRVGGRRVRFAVGESAAERKAPTGAERERNREIRQWAQENGFAVADRGRLPSDVEKAYEDAQRQPVAAAKTTAAARKRAPRKKAVAKV is encoded by the coding sequence ATGGCGCAAAAGATCCTGGTGGCGATGGTCGACGATCTCGATGGCGGCACCGCCACGCAGACTGTCCCTTTCGGTCTGGACGGCGTGCAGTACGAGATCGACCTGTCGGACGAGAACGCCGACGACCTGCGGGACGCGTTGGCCCGCTTCATCTCCTACGCCCGCCGGGTCGGCGGCCGTAGGGTGCGGTTCGCGGTCGGCGAGTCGGCGGCCGAGCGCAAGGCCCCGACCGGCGCGGAGCGCGAGCGCAACCGCGAGATCCGCCAGTGGGCCCAGGAAAACGGGTTCGCCGTCGCCGATCGCGGCCGGCTGCCGTCGGACGTGGAGAAGGCGTACGAAGACGCGCAGCGCCAGCCGGTGGCCGCCGCGAAGACGACCGCCGCGGCCCGTAAGCGCGCGCCGCGCAAGAAGGCCGTCGCGAAGGTTTGA
- a CDS encoding malectin domain-containing carbohydrate-binding protein, which produces MSSKAVGRRRLLTLTAGVSAALFFATGAAHADPPPLADGVSIDVGGNGGSGFVADSYGTGGIPDTIPVGKPSLPNFGNTVAHPIPAEIWDTSRFTDSTYTVPGLTPGAAYQVRLYFLDWHWTHAGQRAFDVSIDGTPVLTDFDITGTAVEHGADGQEAFGVERDFPVTVAANGTTTISFTRGSADQAQINAIVITPAA; this is translated from the coding sequence ATGAGTAGCAAAGCGGTCGGCCGTCGAAGACTGCTCACCCTGACGGCCGGGGTGTCCGCCGCCCTGTTCTTCGCCACCGGCGCCGCCCACGCCGACCCGCCGCCGCTCGCCGACGGGGTGTCCATCGACGTGGGCGGAAACGGCGGCAGCGGGTTCGTCGCCGATTCCTATGGCACCGGCGGCATTCCCGACACGATTCCGGTCGGCAAGCCCAGCCTGCCGAACTTCGGCAACACCGTCGCCCACCCCATCCCGGCCGAAATCTGGGACACCTCCCGCTTCACCGACTCGACCTACACCGTGCCCGGCCTCACCCCCGGCGCGGCCTACCAGGTCCGCCTGTACTTCCTCGACTGGCACTGGACCCACGCCGGGCAACGCGCCTTCGACGTCTCCATCGACGGCACCCCGGTGCTCACCGACTTCGACATCACCGGCACCGCCGTCGAGCACGGCGCCGACGGCCAGGAAGCGTTCGGCGTCGAACGCGACTTCCCAGTCACGGTAGCCGCCAACGGCACCACGACGATCAGCTTCACCCGCGGTTCCGCCGACCAGGCCCAGATCAACGCGATCGTGATCACCCCGGCGGCCTAG
- a CDS encoding NAD(P)/FAD-dependent oxidoreductase, which produces MRRVRPYTIPVYDYALMTEPLSEAQQAAIGWQGRQGLADTGSKFHYYRMTADHRILWGGYDAVYHYRGRVRAEHDSRPRTYYSLAAKFFRTFPQLEGLRFTHAWGGAIDTCTRFNAFYGTAGHGKIAYSAGHTGLGVGATRFAADVMLDLLSGVPTERTRTTMVSTKPLPFPPEPLRWTGVRLTQLSLVRADRRDGRRNLWPKAMDRVCFGFDS; this is translated from the coding sequence CTGCGCCGGGTCCGGCCCTACACCATCCCGGTCTACGACTACGCGCTGATGACCGAGCCGCTCAGCGAGGCGCAGCAGGCGGCGATCGGCTGGCAGGGCCGCCAGGGCCTGGCCGACACCGGGAGCAAGTTCCACTACTACCGGATGACCGCCGACCACCGCATCCTGTGGGGCGGCTACGACGCGGTGTACCACTACCGCGGCCGGGTCCGCGCGGAGCACGACTCCCGGCCGCGGACCTACTATTCGCTGGCCGCCAAGTTCTTCCGCACGTTCCCGCAGCTGGAAGGGCTGCGCTTCACGCACGCCTGGGGCGGCGCGATCGACACCTGCACGCGGTTCAACGCGTTCTACGGCACCGCCGGGCACGGGAAGATCGCCTACTCGGCGGGTCACACCGGGCTCGGCGTCGGCGCCACCCGCTTCGCCGCGGACGTCATGCTCGACCTGCTGTCCGGGGTGCCCACCGAACGGACCCGCACCACCATGGTCAGCACGAAACCGCTGCCGTTCCCGCCCGAGCCGCTGCGCTGGACCGGCGTCCGGCTCACCCAGCTCTCCCTCGTCCGGGCCGACCGCCGGGACGGGCGGCGCAACCTCTGGCCCAAGGCCATGGACCGGGTCTGTTTCGGATTCGACAGCTGA
- a CDS encoding DUF6531 domain-containing protein, with translation MSNPLVAAKQDSTTWHSGINIIDDAASAYDGISSGSWVEGGLGVLGAGLDALTMAMNPVGTLISYGLNWLIEHVKPLQDALNQLAGDADQIAAYSQTWKNIASAVDKASKDLSTTVTQDTANWRGPAADAYRAMMKEKIDHLGAASTCASAIAMVVEVVGVITGAVRMLVRDMVTQAVGDFIQDALEEVCSLGLGTPVVVAQVVEQVAAWTEKIGAVIKKLINSVEKLRPLMSKLEEIFASIKKVMAELHGHAGDDATHASSAPGEPHSTPPGEEPHTPGDGTHAPDDGATAPSGTEPSGTSANPDDPGARGSTDPAKDGRPNDGKCTGGDPVDLATGEMLMSQTDVELPGVLELVLRRTHISSYRLGRSFGPSWASTVDQRVELDADGVCYVGADGVTLTYPAPASDGTPVLPSHGARWPLRAVSAHEFTVTSPADGQIRRFAAPAGSGAPTRVLLSEIADRNGNRISIVRDDAGTPVAIEHSGGYRIAVDTVGNRITGLRLSRGPGRDIPLASYAYDVEGRLSAVGNSSGRDLRFEYDSSGRVTRWTDRNGHWYAYHYDPAGQVVGTDGSGGALACEIRYDWRNRVTTYRNSLGAVSTYHFDGNWQLVRQVDPLGAMRQFERDHYGRVTAETDPLGHTTRYEYGLTEEPTRVVHPDGSSTTTVQDEHGLPVELTDADGAVWRYRRDERGNLVEETDPAGAVTRYGYNELGHRRTEADALGNVRRIETDARGLPVAVTDPLGRTTRIGRDELGRVTVEVDPLGNTTRTSWTVEGKLLTRTLPDGTVERWRHDPEGSFAGYSVGGGPLISVATTHFDLPVTQVGADGSRMEFGYDTELNLTTVVDARGSVWRYEYDPAGFLARETDFNGRVTTYERDLAGRLTAKTNGAGQTTTYHRDLRGQVVRTVSPTDTMDFAYDAAGRLVSASSRDSSVSLTRDPLGRVLTETVNGRTVTSDYDALGRCVRRRTPGGTVSTWEFDAAGAPVALRNGSRTLAFAYDAAGRETARTTAAGLRLNQSWDANDRLVGQTVLAGAGNPVQQRGFQYRPDGSLTAVADRVNGPRRFDLDPFGRIEQVHSRQRSEHYRYDAAGYLTGADTHGAGLSEPWRYTGTLLHEAGELRFQYDRQGRVVRKQRGAEVWSYAWNADDQLTGLVTPDHSQWRYTYDALGRRIAKERHANGQVAERVDFVWDGTTLAEQLTSRSSMAWDYDPLSHRPLVQAERLGADEQFYAIVTDLVGAPTELLDEHGNVAWFAQTTGWGAPVAQGGSAFTPLRFPGQYADPESGLNYNYFRYYDPETARYFSADPLGLAGGYAPHSYVPNPFTWLDPLGLSLLDVGKNGVRIVVHEYDVDKPAHAHVTGRGREVRVGPNGNPLKNQPELSSQQKQVVEHYKTEVRKAVKKLGRRNLAEQEAEKAKKAAARTPCDG, from the coding sequence ATGAGCAATCCGCTGGTCGCGGCGAAGCAGGATTCGACGACGTGGCACTCCGGGATCAACATCATCGACGACGCGGCGTCGGCGTATGACGGGATCTCCTCGGGCTCGTGGGTCGAGGGCGGGCTGGGAGTCCTGGGCGCGGGGCTGGATGCGCTGACGATGGCGATGAACCCGGTGGGGACGTTGATCTCCTACGGGCTGAACTGGCTGATCGAGCACGTGAAGCCGTTGCAGGACGCGTTGAATCAGCTGGCCGGGGACGCGGACCAGATCGCGGCGTACTCGCAGACCTGGAAGAACATCGCGTCGGCGGTGGACAAGGCGTCGAAGGATCTGTCCACGACGGTCACCCAGGACACGGCGAACTGGCGGGGCCCGGCGGCGGACGCGTATCGGGCGATGATGAAGGAGAAGATCGACCACCTCGGTGCGGCGTCGACGTGTGCGTCGGCGATCGCCATGGTGGTCGAGGTGGTGGGGGTGATCACCGGCGCGGTCCGGATGCTGGTGCGGGACATGGTCACCCAGGCGGTCGGGGATTTCATCCAGGACGCGCTGGAAGAGGTCTGCTCACTCGGCCTGGGCACCCCGGTGGTGGTCGCCCAGGTCGTCGAACAGGTGGCGGCGTGGACCGAGAAGATCGGCGCGGTGATCAAGAAGCTGATCAATTCGGTGGAGAAGCTCCGGCCGTTGATGAGCAAACTCGAAGAGATCTTCGCCTCGATCAAGAAGGTCATGGCCGAACTGCACGGCCACGCGGGTGACGACGCCACCCACGCGTCCTCCGCCCCCGGCGAGCCCCACTCCACCCCGCCCGGCGAAGAACCGCACACCCCCGGCGACGGAACCCACGCACCCGACGACGGCGCCACCGCCCCGTCGGGCACGGAGCCGTCCGGCACCTCGGCGAACCCGGACGACCCCGGCGCCCGCGGCAGCACCGACCCGGCGAAGGACGGCCGCCCGAACGACGGGAAGTGCACCGGCGGCGACCCGGTCGACCTCGCCACCGGGGAAATGCTGATGTCCCAGACGGATGTCGAGCTGCCCGGGGTGCTCGAATTGGTCCTGCGCCGGACCCACATCTCGAGTTACCGGCTCGGGCGCTCCTTCGGCCCCTCGTGGGCGTCCACAGTGGACCAAAGGGTCGAGCTGGACGCGGACGGCGTCTGCTACGTGGGCGCGGACGGGGTCACCCTGACCTACCCGGCACCCGCGTCCGACGGCACGCCGGTGCTCCCGTCGCACGGCGCCCGCTGGCCGTTGCGCGCGGTCTCCGCCCACGAGTTCACCGTCACCAGCCCGGCCGACGGGCAGATCCGCCGGTTCGCCGCCCCGGCGGGATCCGGCGCGCCCACGCGGGTGCTGCTGTCGGAGATCGCCGACCGCAACGGGAACCGCATCAGCATCGTCCGGGACGACGCGGGCACTCCGGTGGCGATCGAGCATTCCGGCGGTTACCGCATCGCCGTCGACACGGTGGGCAACCGGATCACGGGGCTGCGCCTGAGCCGCGGGCCCGGCCGCGACATCCCGTTGGCGAGCTACGCCTACGACGTCGAGGGCCGACTGTCCGCCGTCGGCAACTCGTCCGGCCGGGACCTGCGGTTCGAGTACGACAGCAGCGGCCGCGTCACGCGGTGGACCGACCGCAACGGCCACTGGTACGCCTACCACTACGACCCGGCGGGCCAGGTCGTCGGGACCGACGGCAGCGGCGGTGCGCTCGCCTGCGAGATCCGGTACGACTGGCGGAACCGGGTGACCACCTACCGCAACTCGCTCGGCGCGGTCAGCACCTACCACTTCGACGGCAATTGGCAGCTGGTGCGCCAGGTGGACCCGCTCGGTGCGATGAGGCAGTTCGAGCGTGACCACTACGGCCGGGTCACCGCCGAGACAGACCCGTTGGGCCACACCACCCGGTACGAGTACGGCCTGACCGAGGAGCCCACCCGGGTCGTGCACCCGGACGGCAGCAGCACCACCACGGTCCAGGACGAGCACGGCCTGCCCGTCGAGCTCACCGACGCCGACGGCGCGGTGTGGCGGTACCGGCGCGACGAACGCGGAAACCTCGTCGAGGAAACGGATCCGGCCGGCGCGGTCACCCGGTACGGCTACAACGAACTCGGGCACCGCCGGACCGAAGCCGACGCGCTCGGCAACGTGCGCCGGATCGAAACGGACGCCCGTGGCCTGCCGGTCGCGGTGACCGACCCGCTGGGCCGCACGACGCGGATCGGCCGCGACGAGCTCGGCCGGGTGACCGTCGAGGTCGACCCGCTGGGCAACACCACCAGGACGTCCTGGACGGTGGAGGGCAAACTGCTGACCCGGACGCTGCCGGACGGGACCGTGGAGCGCTGGCGGCACGACCCGGAGGGCAGCTTCGCCGGGTACTCCGTCGGCGGCGGGCCGCTGATCTCGGTCGCCACGACCCATTTCGACCTGCCGGTCACGCAGGTCGGCGCGGACGGCAGCCGGATGGAGTTCGGCTACGACACCGAGCTGAACCTGACCACGGTCGTCGACGCACGGGGCTCGGTGTGGCGGTACGAGTACGACCCGGCCGGCTTCCTGGCGCGGGAAACGGATTTCAACGGCCGCGTGACGACCTACGAACGGGACCTGGCCGGCCGGCTCACCGCCAAGACCAACGGCGCCGGGCAGACCACCACCTACCACCGTGACCTCCGGGGCCAGGTCGTGCGGACGGTGTCCCCGACGGACACGATGGACTTCGCCTACGACGCGGCCGGCCGACTGGTTTCGGCGTCGAGCCGCGACTCGTCCGTCAGCCTGACCAGGGACCCGCTCGGCCGCGTGCTGACCGAGACGGTGAACGGCCGGACCGTCACCTCGGACTACGACGCGCTCGGCCGGTGCGTTCGCCGGCGGACGCCGGGCGGCACCGTGTCCACCTGGGAGTTCGACGCCGCCGGTGCACCGGTCGCGCTCCGCAACGGAAGCCGGACGCTGGCGTTCGCCTACGACGCCGCGGGCCGGGAAACCGCCCGGACGACCGCGGCCGGCCTGCGCCTGAACCAGTCGTGGGACGCGAACGACCGGCTGGTCGGCCAGACCGTGCTGGCCGGCGCCGGGAACCCGGTGCAGCAGCGGGGTTTCCAGTACCGGCCGGACGGCAGCCTCACCGCCGTCGCCGACCGGGTCAACGGACCGCGCCGGTTCGACCTCGACCCGTTCGGCCGGATCGAGCAGGTGCACAGCCGGCAGCGGTCCGAGCACTACCGTTACGACGCGGCGGGTTACCTGACCGGTGCGGACACCCACGGCGCCGGGCTGTCCGAACCGTGGCGTTACACGGGAACCCTGCTGCACGAGGCGGGGGAGCTGCGCTTCCAGTACGACCGGCAAGGCCGGGTCGTGCGCAAGCAGCGTGGCGCCGAGGTCTGGTCGTACGCCTGGAATGCCGACGACCAGCTGACCGGCTTGGTCACACCGGACCACTCGCAGTGGCGGTACACCTACGACGCGCTGGGCCGCCGGATCGCGAAGGAACGCCACGCGAACGGCCAGGTCGCCGAGCGGGTCGACTTCGTCTGGGACGGCACGACCCTCGCCGAGCAGCTCACCAGCCGCAGCTCGATGGCCTGGGACTACGACCCGTTGTCCCATCGGCCACTCGTGCAGGCCGAGCGCCTGGGCGCCGACGAGCAGTTCTACGCGATCGTCACCGACCTGGTCGGCGCGCCGACGGAGCTGCTGGACGAGCACGGGAACGTGGCGTGGTTCGCGCAGACCACCGGCTGGGGCGCGCCGGTCGCCCAGGGCGGCAGCGCATTCACGCCGTTGCGCTTCCCCGGCCAGTATGCCGATCCGGAATCGGGGCTGAACTACAACTACTTCCGGTACTACGACCCGGAAACCGCGCGGTACTTCAGCGCCGACCCGCTCGGCCTCGCCGGCGGTTACGCGCCGCACAGTTACGTGCCTAACCCGTTCACCTGGCTCGACCCGCTCGGACTGTCCCTGCTGGACGTGGGCAAGAACGGCGTGCGCATCGTGGTCCACGAGTACGACGTCGACAAGCCGGCGCACGCCCACGTCACCGGCCGGGGGCGGGAGGTGCGGGTCGGGCCGAACGGGAACCCGCTGAAGAATCAGCCGGAGCTCTCGAGCCAGCAGAAGCAGGTCGTGGAACACTACAAAACGGAGGTCAGGAAGGCCGTCAAGAAGCTCGGCCGGAGGAACCTGGCGGAACAAGAGGCGGAGAAGGCGAAGAAGGCCGCCGCCCGGACGCCGTGCGATGGGTGA
- a CDS encoding serine/threonine-protein kinase, whose product MGKGWRLGRKGGVAGLRTEVPDGPRKIGGYRVLRRLGAGGMGTVYLGVGKDGRPVAVKVIRAGHAADPAFRARFHHEVEAARRVRRFCTAPILDADPGADPPYLVTEFINGPDLHDFVTGSGPLRGADLEALAVGVIAALTAIHDAGVVHRDLKPANVLLSPFGPRVIDFGIARVADLSRLSVDGAMLGTPAFMAPEQLRAEPVTSAADVFAWGTVVAFAAQGESPFGADSGVIHRTLTEEPDLDGLDGALRDQVQAALAKSPADRPTAHEILQRLISGGAPAEVLDAAPKSAPADVSVRSVEPRAAGVKPISPDEAKHRMAAERGDVAAMVELGSVLRRRKDYEEAAHWYRKAADAGSAGALSNLGLLYHERGDRDEAERWYRKAIDAGVRPALANLGSLYEDRNQPAEAEAWYRRAAEAGFAGGMERLGTLLKRRGDIAGAEHWYRKAADAGDKVAAKKLAELLRKHGEDSR is encoded by the coding sequence GTGGGCAAGGGCTGGCGGCTCGGCCGTAAGGGCGGCGTCGCGGGGTTGCGGACCGAGGTCCCCGACGGCCCGCGGAAGATCGGCGGCTACCGCGTGCTGCGGCGGCTCGGCGCGGGCGGTATGGGCACGGTCTACCTGGGCGTCGGCAAGGACGGCCGTCCGGTGGCGGTCAAGGTGATCCGCGCCGGGCACGCCGCCGACCCGGCGTTTCGCGCGCGGTTCCACCACGAAGTCGAGGCCGCGCGGCGGGTCCGGCGGTTCTGCACCGCCCCGATCCTCGACGCGGACCCCGGCGCCGACCCGCCGTACCTGGTCACGGAGTTCATCAACGGCCCCGACCTCCACGACTTCGTCACCGGCTCCGGCCCGCTGCGCGGCGCCGACCTGGAGGCGCTGGCGGTCGGCGTGATCGCCGCGCTGACCGCGATCCACGACGCCGGGGTGGTGCACCGCGATCTGAAGCCCGCGAACGTGCTGCTGTCGCCGTTCGGGCCGCGGGTGATCGACTTCGGGATCGCCCGGGTGGCCGACCTGAGCCGGCTCAGCGTGGACGGCGCGATGCTGGGCACGCCCGCGTTCATGGCCCCGGAGCAGCTGCGGGCCGAGCCGGTCACGTCGGCGGCCGACGTGTTCGCCTGGGGCACGGTGGTCGCGTTCGCCGCGCAGGGCGAATCACCGTTCGGCGCGGACTCGGGGGTGATCCACCGGACCCTCACTGAGGAACCCGATCTGGACGGACTGGACGGCGCCCTGCGCGACCAGGTCCAGGCCGCACTGGCGAAATCCCCCGCCGACCGGCCGACGGCGCACGAGATCCTGCAACGCCTGATCTCCGGCGGCGCGCCTGCCGAGGTGCTGGACGCTGCGCCGAAGAGCGCGCCGGCGGATGTTTCGGTGCGTTCGGTCGAACCAAGGGCTGCTGGGGTCAAGCCGATCAGCCCCGACGAAGCCAAGCACCGCATGGCCGCCGAGCGTGGCGACGTCGCGGCCATGGTGGAGCTGGGCAGTGTGCTCAGGCGCCGCAAGGACTACGAGGAAGCCGCGCACTGGTACCGCAAGGCCGCCGACGCGGGCTCGGCCGGCGCCCTGAGCAACCTCGGCCTCCTTTACCACGAACGAGGCGACCGGGACGAAGCGGAACGCTGGTACCGCAAGGCAATCGACGCCGGCGTGCGTCCCGCCCTGGCCAACCTCGGCAGCCTGTACGAAGACCGAAACCAGCCCGCCGAAGCCGAAGCCTGGTACCGGCGAGCCGCCGAGGCCGGGTTCGCCGGCGGCATGGAACGCCTCGGCACCCTACTCAAACGCCGCGGCGACATCGCCGGGGCGGAGCACTGGTACCGCAAGGCCGCCGACGCCGGTGACAAGGTGGCCGCCAAGAAACTCGCCGAGCTGCTCCGAAAACACGGCGAAGACTCACGCTGA